gaCAACAACAAcaggttctatttttctgtggacaCCTTGTATAGCTGATACATCCTGTAAGAACTCCATCTACAGACCTTGTGGAGCTCTAGTAAGAATGAAATGTTTAACTAAAACTTAATGAAACCAGTAGCCATAATGGTTTAAGCTCCGACCTCATGAAGGTAATTGTAATTGCATGGCTGGGTACCTGATGATAACTTCATTCCTATTCGGGGAAGTAGCAATTATCGAGATCCCCTTTATACAGGATAAACTCACTCATTACTTTTCACATCCTTTAAAGTCTAAAAGGTATGAAAAATCCCTCCACCTAATTCCATCTATAAAAGTAAACCGTAAGCTTGTGTTACTCCTGTGAAATTGTTTGCTAGGAGTTGAATACATGAAATGGTCTCCCTTAGCTGTAATCTTTTGTTCCCATCCCCAGGTACCTTTTACATTACTATTTGCAGCATATAATTTAATTTCTACTGCGCCAAAAAAAATGACTGCATTTCTGATAGACGAAAATTCCAACTACTGTATATACCAAAGCAATATATTAGTCATATAATTTCCATTTCTTTTCTGTTGGTGCTAATTGGTATGCTGCACAGTGCAATGCACAAATCATTGCTATTGGCAATGGTAATGCTGCCCCTGTGATGTTGACATCTAGATTAGTATTTCTGCtgtaaaacaaatatttttttttcagaaacccATTATCACAATTGATAGTATATACCCCAATATATCACAATTAGCTGTGCCAGTTTTATCTATAATTGAGTTTTTACTGttatttaggctttattcacacaaatgttttATAGCGGTAATTATGCTGCGATAAAACGCCGGCCTACAGTCGCAGCCCTCTAAAGGATTGGATTTTCCAGTGCGTAAAATCATGcgtccggaaaagatagcgcattaCGGGCGGTTGCTTTTATGccaggtcttgtcctatcttttgctggaatatGACGGCCTATGGGAGCCTAAGAGAACCATTAGAAAAGGAAAGGTAGGGGGGTTTAGAAGCGGCTCGccctgctaaagtccctcccctctCCTGGCTGGCAGCTCttataggctggggagggaggggaggaagtttagcaccactaggggagggagtttagcaaagctGAACTCTCTTCCCCTGGCTGATTGTATTCTGGGCTGTGACGTATACACGCCGCACCCAGCCAACTGAATGGGCGAGCAAATGGGAGATACAGTAAATTCTCTGCCTCTTGTTTATGCAATTTTCGGCAGCAATTCCggtggccgaaaatcgcagcgcccatgtgaaagagcccctaGGGTAAAATACATTCACTCAGTTCTTCACAAAATTTTGACCTGGGACTAAAGGGGTCAGGGGGTATATGACTTGCATCTGTTCTTCACTGTCATTCATCCAATTTGCTGGTTTCAGATCCCATTTTCCTTGGGCCAAGATGGCTGGCGCAATCTTCAGACTCCCTAATACCCatagtgtattggtagtgttagttaaaatgtgattgttcccagcaagagaaaccaagtaatcttgtagatatgataccttttaatggctaagaaaaacacatgatgttataacgagctttcggacctctcagtgTTTTCTAGTGTTAGTTAATGCAtgctacctgctctctgattggccagtgctgcttatgtgatcagcactggccaatcagagagcactgCACAAAGAATTGCAGCAGGTATTTTGTATAGCCAAAAACTAGTACTGGAACTGGTGGGTTGGACAAGTGCAGCTAATATACCTTAAACCTCTCTGGACCtgggatagaattttgtcctgaaacaggAGGGTCGTTTTAAGTCCACCTGTATGGCAGCATAAATCTATACTATCGCAATGTGGGCAATTTGTGTGTGGCATTAAGTGCCTTTTATAATACACAAAAATACAAATACAGAACCAAAATTACTTTTATGGTTACTGTATTATGGCTTCATACAACGATTGTATGGAGCCATAAACAACATGTTCATGACATCTAAGGAACAACTGAATAACTGAATTAAAACTATATGCTGCCTTTAATTTTCAATTCAGATTTAAAATAATTTACTTGCTCTGTTTGCCAATGTTTCCCTGTATGTAGGTGTATCTTCTCCAGAGACTAGCTGTTGGCATCAGGGATGTTGCACCCTTTACGTGTGCCACAAATGTCTACACTGACTTAGTACATTTACAAAGTAGACTGAGGGTCCAGGAACATGCAATTAAAATCCAAAGCCTTTATTAATTCTGTTTAAAGACATATTGCTGTCAAGAAAGCTTACATGTTTCGAGCCAATTTGGCTCTTTCTCAGGCTATGAGTAAGTTCTAAGCTTCCTCAACGCAAATATGTTTTTAAACTGAATTATTAAAGGTTTGGGGTTTTTTAATCGCATGTTGTTGGACCCCCAACCTACTTTAGGAGTGCAGTTTGTGGCATGAAATCCCACAAGTGGTCAGTGATCTCATCTGTTTGTCCTGAAACCAACAAACAGGGTGAGTTGTATCAATCTGCCTTCTGGTTTTACTGACTTGGTGCAGTTCATCtactgactgaggccttattcacatgagagtGTTTAAGTGGCTATTTAGTCGCGTTTATCCGTCGgccgaaaatcacgaccatctgaagcattcatTTTCAATATATTCGTTTAGTTGACCAATTTTTAGCCGTATAAAAATGTTGCActggaaaaataagacatacgTGACCGAAATTGGTGACCAAATTTATTtgctgctggaaaagataggtcttgatctatcttttgaccgatttaattggtggctcccataggctgctatgggagctgcaaaaaagggagggagtttagcagtgtccaacgcAGGACAAACCTTACAGAtggctctatttaggcattagatgTAATTCCGAGGATCTATGCTGACCGGGGAATTTCCAGGCTGaagcgtattttttcactaatttGTTGCACCCAgttatgtgaatggacgagaacacgctaattaagctcaggacttgatcgcagattttcttcattcatgcgattttcgaccGTGATGCCGCCAGCGTGAaaacgcatacactcgtgtgaaagaggcctgggAGACATGATAGTAGCATTCATGTACGCTGCCTAATCACAGCTAATGAAGCAACTACATATTATCTCCATCAAGGTAGACTCCCACTTAGTGCTAGCTCCATGTCTGCCCCATGGCTGAGTGGCATCTGAGATGTGGCCACGCTGGGGACAAATACTCCAGCTCGCTGTGGCTTACTGATGACTTAAGTAGTAACTCCCTGTTCGCTACAGATGCAAGCTTTGCCGAAAATTACACCACAATTAATAATGAAAAGAGAGTTATCATTTAGTAACAAGTAGCAAGCTGGAGCTTTTGGTGACatcatggctgcatctcatgAGCCACATGGCACCCCGGAGCTAGCGCTGCATGGGACTCTACCCTTAGGACTTTTGTGCTGATCTATGACTGTAGTGAGATGTGAATGCAATCAGTAAGCCAATTGTGATCACATTAGTGGAGGGACGAACAAAGATGCTGAGACTTTTCAGAATCAGTGAATCTATCAAATCACGGGCTCATCAGGAATAATGGGAAATTCCAAATCAGTCATCTAGCATGGTATTAAACCACTGAATTACCGAGTACAGTACAGCATATGATTACAGGGTGGAACACTAGACTACTTGGTCATCAAAGACTGTGGGGGTAATGCACAAAGGCTTCTACACCACTTTCTGGAGTAAAAAAGACGCAAATGTTTGCGCAAATGGGGATTTAtgcaaaaatatgcaacttttaGGTTGTTTTCAACggccttttgaaaaaaattggtggGGGGTTTGGAAAGGAGCATGGCCTCCCTGGACCAAcggatttatgtataatttatgccataaACAAGTGTAAATTTTGCCAGAAATGTACACTGGGGATATATTTCAGGGATGGCGCATGGAGGTGCTAGGATGCACCTAAAAAATAAAGAGGCgtgtgcctcttcatgtattatgtGCACCATTTGTTGGGGAAAATTATACTAAACCGGGCATTGGAAATGTCGGACTTTATAAATTCCCTCATGTGTTTTTGACACTGAGCCTGATGAAACTCAAAATTGTAACTTGATCACTAGAATTTGGACCCTGCAGCATTAATAGATGGGGATAGAAAACTACTGAAGCACCACAGATTAAATACTCTTCTGGGTCTTCAAGTGCTCAATACCATACTGTTTGGCTATCATTATGTCATTGACCACTTTCTAAACTTTTTGTTCCCTTCATTACCATGCATCGACCACCCGGACATTTACAGTCTATAGGCAGTCAGGAAGTGGTTAAAGACTGTATACTTTTTTGACTGCAATTGTTATAATGCGATgctttaaagtgtacctaacgTTTCAGACAACTCATGCTTATTTAATAGCCTGTGTATGCAGccactctgcaatccactgcttgtcattaGGCATTCAGCTTCCCTAGCTACTGAGATGTTAGGACATTTTCTTAGCGGTGGTGGAGGGGCTGTCTTCACAAGCTCAGCCCCCTTGCACTCAAATAGATCATTTAACAATTCTCAGGCTATTTAATGAGCATCTGTAAGACTTCTAAATCATCTATAATGACCTTTCTTAAAGACATCTTTAAGGGTTGTGCCAACATTGAAAGTGATTTCCTAtttacaggataagggataactataTGATCTCTAGGGGTCCGATAGctaggacccctactgatccttAAAATGGTGATCTGGAAAGTTCCTGCATGAATTGAGCAGTATTGAGTATTGAGCTCCATTCATCTCAGTGGACCTACTGGATATATCAGAGCGGGCCATCATATTAAACCTGGCCATCTCTGGAAGagccgttgaaatgaatggagcggtgatgTGCAGGTCCAATAAAATTTTCAGCTTTATTGCAACATTCATGCTCAATCACTGCTCCACTCATACGGAAACCTTCAGAACCCCTATTCTCAAGGCTAGGGGGGGGACTCAATGATTGAACCCCCTCTAATCAGAAAGTCACACCTTCAATGTtgccacaactcctttaagtggaAATACATTTTATAATAAGTAATTCAAGCAATGAAATAGAAATTCTTTACCCTGTTCATTTACCTTCTCTGTCATTTCATGAGAGTGATGAAGTGAGTGTTCTCTTTCTAGAAACATCCTCCTTTGCTCATAACTGGCTAGGCGACACGTAAGCCACGTGGATATAGTGCAGCCACAGATACCAATACATGCAAGTGACAATGAAGCGAGGTGCAATGAGGATCTTTTGGTCAGGGCACGGAGAAATTGAATGTTGAGGATGCCTCCGATGAGTCCGCATATGCAGCAGGCAGAGAAAAGGATCATCTGCGTGGCAAAAGCAAAACACAGGAATTGGTCAACTTCTACAAGACAAAAATGGGATAGCTTAACAAAAACAATAACATTACAGCCAACCGAGAGAAGACGGAATCAATCTGATAACAGTGTAGCCTGTAAATGCTAAAAAACCTATCCACACATAAATAAAAATATGGGGTAATATTGAGATTGTTCTAATGATAAGCCCCTTTTAAAGGGCTTAAGAGGTTTCCCAGAGGAATACTATTGAAGACCTAGGATAGGATTGGCTGGGGCCTTTCGCTCATGACCCCGGGCGATCATCTGATCAGGTGCCCACTGTCATTACCGCTACAAACATTTGTGTACAGTGCAGAAGCTACCGCTTTGAACCCTGTGTAGTAGCTGTTTTTTGTAactgccattaaaatcaattgtatTTCCacgaaaaaaccctttaatatgaCAGTTCAAAATTAAAAGCATCAGTTACCTCTCCTAATatgtttgttttagtaaatatttgtatTCGTCATGAAATAACAAATTTAGAGCATAATTCTGCATTGTGCCATTCAGAGGTGTCGCTTGAGCCcctatgcaaaatctgtaacagggccctctacctaccatgtgccatttataatactagtgtcttcCTGTGTGATAAAGGGGCCTtcaggccccctaaggctccagactcagtagcaactgctacctttgcatcccctatagttacacccctgaattttataaataaattgacaactgggtgttgaaGTTACTTTGTCAATGTGCTGCGTGCCTACACAGtactcagcactgattggacagtggcTGAGTTTAGAGAGACACATTTGCAACTGGTAATTCCCaactgtcaatttattcataatttTCGAGGAGGAATTGCAGAGGAACTGCACAACAGATGGTCCAGGATTGATATTTCATGAAGAAtataagcattaaaggggttgaccagttACCAGGCAAGATTCCCCCTATACcaccaactgtgctaaaatatCTCAAGGATCAATACTTACCCTTCCTCTGCCACCACAATCTAGTGCTGCAGTCCTGCAGTGGTCCTGGTGTTTCCTGTGACAGATGACTTCTGTTGAAGTCATGTGAtccctgcagcatcaccaccCATACTCCTGGCATTAGTGCTTCTGGGGGCACCATGATGGCAGCAGTTCAGAACAGTGACGCTGTAGTCTCTGATTGGCAGGGGACTTCCGCTGATTTCATCTGCCACCACAAACACCGGGACCACATGGGGACTGCGCTGGATCGCAGCAGCAGAGGATGAATAAGTACTCATCCTTTTGTTATTATGGCACAGTTGGTAATATAAGGGGTTTCTTGTCTGGTAATCAGACAACTGCTTTAACTAAAATAGATTGGTCAGGAGCAATGACAGCTCTTCTCTAAGAAATGGCTGAAAACATTTTGTAACAGGTATAATATAACTTTGTAATATCCATTTACTGGCGATTTGTCTCATTACACAGGAAATGTTCTTTATTGGATTTGACCATGTTCAGAGCACCCGGAGTAATTCTACTCTTTAAGACAAGTAGGGCCAGTAGCACAGAAACAGGGATTTTATTAGAGATACTTGACTAAGTGTGTTGATTTCAATATATGAATATTAATTGCATATAACAATAAGGTTaatcagatggcatgggcccagcgcatatacgccaaggccgcaatgtcatttcctctccttccctccccctcgccagctcacctcctctctccttccctacggctgtttgcaattggggtgggtgggatggggcggagctaagcacccgccgcttgtctgcagtcagcaatgggagcaATCTGGATTTATACTCGGGAGATGAACATCCAACAACATCAGAAGGGTTTAAGTGGTATCACAGATAGGCCGGAAATTGGGCTTTGGCATCTTTAGACGCAGCCAAGGCTTGTGATTCAGTTGAATAGCCCCATTTACTAGAGATATTACAATGTTTCAAATTTGAATATGAAGAAAAGACAGGCAGTGATAGAGTTAATGTGGCCCTGGCCACAAGGCTATGTATCTAGCCCTGCTAAAGTGGACAAATgacaggtctagagatgagcgagcgtactcggtaaggacagatactcgagcgagtatcgtccttaccgagtacctgcctgctcgcccgcaaagattcgggtgacggtgTGGGTGAATGCTATGTTGCAGGattgagcaggagggagtgggggaaagagagagagggagagatctccctcccgttcctcccctcccccgccagtagccgaatctttgcaggcaagcaggcaggtactcggttaGGGCGATACTCACTCGCTTCAGTTTATACTTTAGGCCTCAAGCACACGGGcgaatttgatttgcagaatccgcaattggcACCCGCATGGGAGATCCGCTGTACTAGTCACTCATAGGAAAGTATGGAGCTTTCTCAGTTCCACGcacacatgtggatttgattAGCAGATTGCACAtgcggaaaataaatcgcagattccgtgcggatgggctccattgatctctatggaagcaagCGATCCACAATACATCCGTAATTCAATTGCAGATGCATTacggatttgtaggcagatacctctctggcTGCTTGGAGACCAAGGAGGAAGGTGGGGAGGAAGGGGAAGGCAGTCACTTTgggcttgcgattttttttccgtgCCGATAATCCGCTGTGCATCTACGTACATCTGTGCGGAAAAACGATTGCGTCCGTAAACACTGAGtagcatttaaaaatcatttctgCTCTGActcgcaggtcttctgctgcggaaatcagtGTGCAGAATCTGTGcgtgctgtgtgcatgaggccttatttgtctaacttgttttatttttaattgagCTTTATTTATTTTCTACTATTTACTATTATTTCTATTCTATTcagttttaaaatgtattatttttgtaGAATGCCGTGGAATAATTGTGCTTTCCAGTGCATTATAGCCTGTGTATACGGTATGCAGCAGGAGGAATTGTTTCAGAACATTCTGGGAGCCTTTGTTAGGGGTAGGTTTGTGCCATAAATCCATCACTGGGGCTGGCGGGTGCTACACAAAGAGAGATCCCCTCTCCTTGTTGATTCTATAATTGATCTTGTCAGAGGGCTCGAGAGGAGTTAACAATCAGGATCAGATGTcttctgatccccgctgttgcagggtgTCACAGCTGGTTTCGCTGGCGCAGCTGTTGTTGGCACTGACCATAAAAGTTGAGCTGCCAGCACTGTACAAGACAATAACATAAAggcttcgttcacatgggcgataatcTCGCGCGATTTTGTCATGTTGCTACAATggtacaaatcacatgtatgtgaagcctatgctttcctatgggttaattcacacgtgtgatgttttgtagcatgcaacatcccgacacaaaaacatTGCGGGTCCCGTGATCTGCCcgcaactcgtgaggttttgtagcccatgtttccctattgagccttcctctctgttgcatcgcatcacacgaaaacctgattttcgtgcggtgcgatgcaacttcaaCAGTAGGATAtcctactgtcaaatccctaACCTACgctctagctgcaggaaaaattttttttttaaagtatacatcaccttagaaatgctgtcagcctggccgcatcttctccctggtccccggcactattctcgcttccaggaggcggggatttttcaatcccaggcCAGAAAAtatgatgaagaacagtgccagggacctggctagaagatgcagcggagccagacagtgcttctaagggGATGTAtacctatttttttattttattctgcagctaaggcttattttcaaggtagggcttatatttcaggcccctctctaaaaatcctcgcatgtggtgctacaaggtcgtgcgactttgtagcagcacatgcgactttgtagtgctacaaaatcgcggtataaCCGCGAGAAACCGCAATGATATCACACTTTCCACCGATGCAataatgctgcgattttctcgtggcaatgcTGTGTTGCCCATGTGATCGAGACTTGAAGGGTATCTTCAGTTTAGACAAccccggtactgttgtatcttgtcgccaccagaaaaaatgggtggagacctgccgAGTGACACTGACTCCTTGTTAACACCCccaaagctcctgattggctgacgaGGGGACGTAACTTTCCTGGGCCAGAGCTTCCCTGCCGTCCCCAGCAGCTGGTCCATCTGCAGCGATGGTGCCTCAGCGCTGACCCGACATTTCGACAGGAGGAGAAAGGGGGAGATGAAGGAGCACACTGGGGAAAGTGTGAGCGGAGGAGCCGGGAGCCAAGACAGAACAGCGCCATGTGTGTGATAGAGAAGCCCGGAAGGCAGACTAAGGAGCACGCCAGGGCCAGTGTACGCGACGGAGCCAGGAGAAGTAAGAACTGCTAGATGCGTGACAGGAGCCCGCAGGGTGGAGGAtgacagagccataaaaaaactCACAGCATGGTCAGGAGTGCAGAGGCCAATCCGTACAGCCTCCTGTAAGTTTCTGGAGCTCCTGACACTTACTGATCTGCTGCCCCTTTGTGGTGTTGCGGCTACGGCGTGTTCAGTCTCCGCGCTGCTGTGTTCCTCTGCTCCTGCAGCGCCGGTCTCCAGGAGTGCATGAACAACACCCGGGACCTCACATGCTGCTTGGGGAAGGGGGAAAACCCAAGCAACAGCGCTCGTTtatgagccaatcgggagctagggtccTGACAGGGACATTCCCTACTGATAcgggctgtcaaacccctagcttccggtggagacaagatacaacagtactgacAACCCCTCTCATTCTACTCGCACTGCATTATCCACTGACTAGAAGATAAGTCCTACACTGCAGTTTACTTTCAGCATTAATTTCTAGGTGTACTGTTCCTTTAAGCCTTTTTATATTATTAAATCAAACATCCAAACTTTCTTGCATATTAGACACTTACTATGAGGCCTGATTTCTTTTTGGCGCAGAAGATTCCACAAACTCCACAAATGAGAAACTGCAATAGAGAGAAACAATATATTAACTGAGTAATCTCACACCCTGCAGACATAATATGCATTTTCTTTATTTACATAATATTATTTTACACTCTTTTACTCTTAAATTCCATTGCAGGGTTTGGGGGTATGGGTTCACAAAACAGATGGCAATGTAAAACATATATCTTAATTGTATTTGGCTGTTAAAAAAGAATGtggtttaaaggcccttttagcgaaaacacatttttttatccctgcaccccctcacctgattgcctgtcacactctggacgtcTCCTATTGCAAAAACGTCCATGCAGTGCCGCCTCCTGTCTaatacttatcagacaccatatTTCTGCTCTGATTTCTCCCTGCTTACTTTCCCTGTGCTCTGCTAAAatttccatgatgcatcagcacagcatcatatgaccagctagagccagtaacatctctgccTGTTGGGAAGATACTGCCATTGCCTTCTCTATTCTATATTCAACAAAATAAGCTATAGAGCATAATTATATAGTCAGGCAGATGagatgtgatctcctctattataactgttatTATAACTATATTCAACTAAATAAGCTATAGAGCATAATTATATAGTCAGGCAGATGAGAGGTGATCTCTATTATAACTGGGGCCTCTAATCATCAGTAATAACTGACAGTAGTTTCTTCCCCTCCCCACCATAAAGCGCTTGTGTGGTATAGCCTATAtaataggtaaaggtaaagtcccctggtgcaagcaccaagtcatgacttactcctagggtgacgtcacattgtgacgtctTCTCTACAGActatttttgcagggtggtttgccattgccttccccagtcacctTTTACCCTCTCAACCcccacagcaagctgggtactcattttaccaacctcggaaggatggaaagctgagtcaaccttgagtcggctgcctgaaccatgcggggattgaacccgctgagtcaaccttgagtcggctacctgagccatgcggggattgaacccgcaacctttaggtcatgagtgagaagcttaggactgtatttctgctgccttaacactctatgcTGATTGAAAAATTGACTTCTTGAGAGAACAATGTCAAGTAATTTTCagatggtcagaatgagatcacatgacccatccGAAGAGAATAACTTCAGGAAGTTTTAGATAGAAGGAAATGACTAGCCAATGTAATAACTAGCCAACATATATACTGgaggctagttacataatgaaaaaaaaatcactggagtggccctttaagtttgAAGAATGGCATGCTAATGGTTTGCCTGATGGATGCAATTGGGAGGAATGAAGGGCAATTAGCTATTAATATCTCTGATGATAAAAACGTTGCCAGTCTAGTGTTCACAGTATAATATGGTGGAGATTCAGATGTGGATATTTTTTGTCCGCCACAATGAGAGCTGCTGTCATTGTGGGGAGTCCTGAATGGGAAACATCCTCCTTCTATGATGTCCATCTGCTTTTGTAGGGCTTGGCTTTGAGATCAAAACCAGTGGCGAGATTACTCTTGGCTATCCTAACCTGTGGCTTTCCAGCTGTTAGAAACCTAATCCTGATAGCTGCAGTTTCCTATTAGTCTTCCAATTAAATATCCAGCTTTTGTTCTCCATAAGGTACAATATCCCAGTTCTATTTTAGTAACTCTTTACAAAAACACATTCTGAACGCTGATGGGTTCTGATTTAGCAGTATTTAAATTCAATCTTCAGGCAAGAACTGAAAAATTCAGTTTTAGCCTGCAGACGTGCTGTTTTGTATCCTTCAACAATATGACAGAGCTTGGTCACACATTTGAAATTTATTTAAATTCCCCTTCCATATTTTCTTAAGGAATGTAAATGGTTGTCAACAGAGGAAAAATGGGGAATTGTTCcatgtgttttgttttatttgtgtattaTTTCAGAACATGCTATAGCATGCAAGTATGGACAAGTTCTTACATTTGGACCTTCATTGTACGTATATTTGCATGGTGCGGTTCTCAGAGGTAAAGGGCCTGTATCGAGTGCTTTTATGGACCTCCTGGTCAACTGTTAGCATCTTCAAAGACATCTTTTATTTCAAGAACTAGGAGGTGCTCGtggacatcgggctgcgctttccatagttagcctatgaaaagcttttcatagcgtgatccgtgGGCAAGCAGAtcgtcgcccgtggacaggcagtcatATTTAGCATATTCCCAGTACATactgggaagagtgaagagtcactgtgtacagggTGATCCCTAGGtttagccaggtctagctgcttggaggacatcgCCAAACCACACGCCGTAAATTCCATTACAAGAATTCTTGActattagaagtttggaagtggacatcaactgactatgtgtaacatggaaaaggagagtaGCCGGATGGTGAGCTGCaacatatgctatatgtttacaga
This genomic window from Eleutherodactylus coqui strain aEleCoq1 chromosome 12, aEleCoq1.hap1, whole genome shotgun sequence contains:
- the TMEM196 gene encoding transmembrane protein 196: MCTSSQIIGSLLVLSVLEIGLGLSSVAVGAVTFARVRTRTDPPPQLGDSSPVWSGACFLICGVCGIFCAKKKSGLIMILFSACCICGLIGGILNIQFLRALTKRSSLHLASLSLACIGICGCTISTWLTCRLASYEQRRMFLEREHSLHHSHEMTEKETIENISNGGAQLVFNGRV